The genomic region TTCACCACAATATTTTTTAAATATTCATTCCTTATCCTGGATACCGGAGGAAACTCCGGACCTAAAATTTCGGTTTTTGTGGCTTTATCGAATACCGTATGGAGTGCCTTTGCAAACCAAGCACTCGCTTCATTCACTTTATTATAGTCTTTGTGTTTAAAAACTATTTTAATGATTCTCATAAAAGGAGGATATCGAAATTGCTTGCGTTCGTTTATTTGATCCACAAACATTTCTTCATACCTATTTAAAGAAGCTTGCTGCAATATTTGATGATAGGGATTGTAAGTCTGTATAATCACTTTCCCTCGTTTACTGGTGCGTCCTGCCCTTCCCGCAACTTGTTGAATTAATTGAAAACTTCTTTCATGAGCCCTAAAATCAGGAAAGTTAAGAAGGGAGTCGGCGTTCATAACCCCCACCAAACTCACATTTCTAAAATCCAAGCCTTTGGTAAGCATTTGCGTTCCGATTAAAATATCTATTTCCAATTGCTCAAAAGCAGTTATAATTTTTTCATATCCGTATTTACCACGGGTAGTATCAGAGTCCATTCTTCCTAATTTCGCATTTGGGAATATCTCTTTTAACTCCGCCTCTACTTGCTCCGTTCCAAAGCCTTTGGTATCCAATTCGCTACTTCCGCAAGCCAAACAGGCCTGCTGCATGGCCATGGCGTAACCACAATAGTGACAACGGAGTTGATTTCTATATTGATGATAGGTTAAACTTACATCACAATTGGGACATTGAGGCGAATGTCCACATGTGTTGCATTCTAAAATAGGTGCAAAACCTCGACGGTTTTGAAAAATAATCACCTGTTCGCCTTCGGCTAAAGCATCTTGAATCGCCTCTACAAGGCGATCGGAAAAATGACCAGTCATTCGTTTCTTTCGGTGTTTTTCCTTTATATCGGTAAGCTCCATATCGGGCATCAACACATTTCCATACCTCCTATCGATGGTCACCAGCTTATACTTGCCTACTTTAGTGTTATAAAAACTTTCAATACTGGGCGTAGCCGTCCCGAGTAGCGTTTTTGCGCCGTGCATCGTAGCCAAAACGATTGCTGCATCCCTGGCATGGTATCGCGGCGCAGGATCAAATTGCTTAAAGGAAGTTTCATGCTCTTCATCCACAATTATTAACCCCAAATTATTAAAAGGTAAAAGAACGGCGGACCTGGCCCCTATGACTATTTGTGCTTTTGGATTTTCATTTAAAATATGATTCCAAACTTCAACCCTTTCATTTACTGAATATTTCGAATGGTAAACACTTACTTTTTTTCCGAAGTAATCCTGCAAGCGTTTAATCAATTGCGTGGTAAGGGCTATTTCCGGCAATAAATACAACACCTGCTTCCCTTTGGCAATCATCTTTTCGATTAACTTAACGTAGACCTCTGTTTTCCCAGATGACGTCACCCCGTGTAATAAAACCACATCATTGGTTTTAAAATGAGTGCTGATTTCCTCCAAAGCCGTTGCTTGGTATTCATTGAGCCCTTTGGAAGGCGCAACCTCTTTTCCATCGTATTGAACCCGGTCCTGCTGAATAAAATATTCTTCTAAAATACCCTTGTCTATAAGTGCTTTTACCACCGCTGTAGAGGCATTGCTTTTCGCCTCCAATTCCTTTACTTTAACCGGCTTCTTAGTCGTTGCTTCCATCGAGAACAGCGTTAGAACAACTTCCCGTTG from Galbibacter sp. BG1 harbors:
- the priA gene encoding primosomal protein N', translated to MYFIDVVLPIPLDKAFTYAVSMREASFLQVGMRVAVPFGKSKIYTGLVYGVHKKAPETYEAKEIDQILDEKPIISLKQLKHWEWIASYYMCSLGEVFKAAVPSAFLLESETLILKNENFDLDKEQTLKDDEWLVFETLQHQSMLKVHEVSSIVDRKNILPVLKRLLEKNVIQLKEEVYEQYKPKLIRYVRLGPNYTSDAQLNELLESLNRAHKQREVVLTLFSMEATTKKPVKVKELEAKSNASTAVVKALIDKGILEEYFIQQDRVQYDGKEVAPSKGLNEYQATALEEISTHFKTNDVVLLHGVTSSGKTEVYVKLIEKMIAKGKQVLYLLPEIALTTQLIKRLQDYFGKKVSVYHSKYSVNERVEVWNHILNENPKAQIVIGARSAVLLPFNNLGLIIVDEEHETSFKQFDPAPRYHARDAAIVLATMHGAKTLLGTATPSIESFYNTKVGKYKLVTIDRRYGNVLMPDMELTDIKEKHRKKRMTGHFSDRLVEAIQDALAEGEQVIIFQNRRGFAPILECNTCGHSPQCPNCDVSLTYHQYRNQLRCHYCGYAMAMQQACLACGSSELDTKGFGTEQVEAELKEIFPNAKLGRMDSDTTRGKYGYEKIITAFEQLEIDILIGTQMLTKGLDFRNVSLVGVMNADSLLNFPDFRAHERSFQLIQQVAGRAGRTSKRGKVIIQTYNPYHQILQQASLNRYEEMFVDQINERKQFRYPPFMRIIKIVFKHKDYNKVNEASAWFAKALHTVFDKATKTEILGPEFPPVSRIRNEYLKNIVVKIPYNQSVKQTKDAIKKIDKSFNAISSYRSVRVIYNVDAY